A window from Drosophila nasuta strain 15112-1781.00 chromosome 3, ASM2355853v1, whole genome shotgun sequence encodes these proteins:
- the LOC132789709 gene encoding GTPase-activating protein, with protein MLLKKKRYMCEEQDDAIDIVAVADPASNSNNRNTNANNNSSSSYGSNMAETREVRIEEQLKVKIGEAKNLSSRNAANTSCSTQGTRDVYCTIALDQEEICRTPISERTLSPFFGEEYQFKIPRRFRYLTVYVWDRDMKQDKPIGKIAIKREELHKYNHKDHWFSLRPVDSDSEVQGMAHIEVTFEEVTSQQLTESIELVQHTMPHHQRAHNNDYKENNELSNIQRAAAAAAAAAAASGNNTTAAMTLKTRAAGLFGHVQHPQHQHLQIQQQQQQLATSSSDQLANWKNSHARNVRVAIRVPACVDLAKKQGTCDPFVICTAYYSNKQTRTLRTKLRKKTVDPEFDEVMYFDLSIDADASNTGTTNSNKSATSVESSANKAYSIYPLGGADLSEIAVTLWHDAHGAMADKVFLGEVRLPMLNKQQQQAVQPAAWYYLQPRTASPSCRSLNATPRSCATPPGTRLSVDSTIGSLRLNLNYTADHVFPLATYDDLLNLLLESVDQRPITLSSVYILGELVSGKTEVAQPLVRLFTHTERIAPIIKALADHEISNLTDPTTIFRGNTLVSKMMDEAMRLSGLHYLHQTLRPVLSQIVAEKKPCEIDPSKVKDRSAVDTNLHNLKDYVERVFEAITKSAERCPKVLCQIFHDLRECAGKHFPRNREVRYSVVSGFIFLRFFAPAILGPKLFDLTTERLDAQTNRTLTLISKTIQSLGNLVSSRSSQQPCKEEYTGELYKKFCTEKHMDAVKHFLEVISTPNASETTTPSSQLQSLPQLPLEPVLLKEGMMNKYPTSRKRFGRQFKHRYFRLTTHSLSYAKSKGKQPICDIPLEEIGSVEQLKDKNFKMQNCFKIVYKDRPLIVQTTNCVEEREWFDLLHKICLMNSIRMQYFHPSAFISGYYSCCGRSDENAPGCKNVSAKEMDYFQMDLVTALDPPLDLQRIHTLIMSNMNLLDALLDPLAYHQHLPVPQQQQQQQQHNPLVPLASALQQQSPQAFVEFKKTIEKLREKAYAIDKDHRDYKQGITRQLKYGSRQAPIGDDNYWHMMRAAGQLNLQHHHQQQQQLQPVLPQMQHVRALPATTNSSINSNMNVNAYFMQNLQHQQQRLQLQQQQHHHLQQQQQLQQQQYQQQLRQRHNNNNNNNNCGNASSSSPSSTASSVVAAPPNVATNATAVATSAAVLSKPAPPIY; from the exons GCGAAGCAAAAAACCTTAGCAGTCGGAATGCGGCAAACACAAGCTGCAGCACACAGGGCACCAGAGATGTCTACTGCACAATCGCATTGGACCAGGAGGAGATATGCCGCACCCCCATCAGCGAACGCACTCTCTCGCCATTCTTTGGCGAGGAGTATCAGTTTAAAATACCGCGTCGTTTTCGTTACCTGACCGTGTATGTGTGGGATCGTGATATGAAGCAGGACAAACCCATTGGCAAGATTGCGATCAAACGCGAGGAATTGCACAAATACAATCACAAGGATCACTGGTTCTCGCTGCGACCCGTCGACTCCGATTCCGAAGTACAAGGCATGGCGCACATTGAGGTCACCTTCGAGGAAGTGACTTCGCAACAGCTCACGGAGAGCATAGAGCTAGTGCAGCACACGATGCCACATCATCAGCGGGCGCACAACAATGACTACAAGGAGAACAACGAACTGAGCAACATTCAACGAgctgccgccgcagcagctgcagctgccgccgcAAGTGGCAACAATACGACGGCGGCCATGACACTCAAAACACGAGCGGCGGGTCTCTTTGGGCACGTACAACATCCGCAACACCAGCATCTTCAAatccagcaacagcaacagcaactggccACATCCTCCAGCGATCAGTTGGCCAATTGGAAGAACTCGCATGCTCGCAATGTGCGTGTGGCTATTCGAGTGCCCGCCTGTGTTGATCTCGCCAAGAAGCAAGGGACGTGCGATCCCTTTGTCATCTGCACCGCCTATTACAGCAACAAGCAGACGAGAACGCTGCGCACCAAGCTGCGCAAGAAGACTGTCGACCCCGAGTTCGATGAAGTCATGTACTTTGATCTCTCCATCGATGCGGACGCCAGCAACACGGGcaccaccaacagcaacaaatctGCCACTTCTGTCGAGTCGTCGGCGAATAAGGCGTACTCGATTTACCCATTGGGCGGTGCTGATCTCAGCGAGATTGCGGTGACGTTGTGGCACGACGCACACGGCGCCATGGCGGACAAAGTGTTTCTGGGCGAGGTGCGTCTGCCCATGctcaacaaacagcagcagcaggcggtGCAGCCAGCTGCTTGGTATTACCTGCAACCACGCACCGCATCGCCCAGTTGCCGTTCCCTCAATGCAACGCCCCGCTCTTGTGCCACGCCTCCCGGGACACGCCTCAGCGTCGACTCGACCATTGGCTCGTTGCGTCTGAATCTGAACTACACCGCCGATCACGTATTCCCGCTGGCCACCTACGATGACCTGCTGAATCTGCTCCTGGAATCTGTGGATCAGCGACCTATTACGCTCTCCTCTGTCTACATCTTGGGTGAACTGGTGTCCGGCAAAACAGAAGTAGCCCAGCCGCTGGTTCGACTCTTCACGCACACAGAACGCATTGCGCCCATCATTAAAGCTCTGGCCGATCACGAAATTTCGAATCTGACTGATCCCACAACCATTTTTCGTGGCAATACACTTGTTTCCAAGATGATGGATGAGGCGATGCGACTGTCGGGTCTGCACTATCTGCATCAGACATTACGCCCTGTGCTTTCGCAAATCGTTGCCGAGAAGAAGCCCTGCGAAATTGATCCCAGCAAGGTTAAGGATCGCTCCGCTGTCGATACGAATTTGCACAATCTCAAAGATTATGTGGAGCGTGTGTTCGAGGCAATCACCAAGAGTGCGGAGCGTTGTCCCAAGGTTCTTTGTCAGATCTTCCACGATCTGCGCGAGTGTGCGGGCAAACATTTCCCACGGAATCGCGAGGTGCGCTATTCCGTTGTGTCCGGCTTCATATTTCTCCGTTTCTTTGCTCCTGCCATACTGGGTCCCAAGCTCTTTGACCTGACCACAGAGCGATTG GATGCGCAAACGAATCGTACGCTGACTCTCATCTCAAAGACGATACAATCACTGGGCAATTTGGTCAGTTCGAGATCGTCGCAACAGCCCTGCAAGGAGGAATACACGGGCGAGCTGTACAAAAAGTTTTGCACTGAGAAGCACATGGATGCTGTAAAGCACTTTCTGGAGGTCATTTCGACGCCAAATGCCAGTGAGACTACGACTCCCAGCAGTCAGCTGCAATCATTGCCACAGTTGCCACTAGAACCAGTATTACTAAAGGAGGG CATGATGAACAAATATCCGACAAGCCGCAAACGCTTTGGACGCCAGTTTAAGCATCGTTACTTTCGCCTGACAACGCACTCGCTAAGCTATGCCAAGTCGAAGGGCAAACAACCCATCTGTGATATACCGCTCGAGGAGATTGGAAGCGTCGAGCAACTGAAAGATAAAAActtcaaaatgcaaaactgcTTCAAG ATTGTGTACAAAGATCGGCCGCTTATTGTACAAACGACGAACTGCGTAGAGGAGCGCGAATGGTTCGACCTACTGCACAAGATCTGCCTAATGAATTCCATCCGCATGCAATACTTTCATCCATCGGCCTTCATCAGCGGCTATTACAGTTGTTGCGGCCGCTCCGATGAGAATGCGCCCGGTTGCAAGAACGTCTCCGCCAAGGAGATGGATTACTTTCAAATGGATTTGGTCACAGCACTTGATCCACCGTTAGATCTGCAGCGCATACACACGCTCATCATGTCCAATATGAATCTACTGGATGCGTTGCTCGATCCGCTTGCCTACCATCAACATCTGCCCGtgccccaacaacaacaacagcagcaacagcacaatcCTCTGGTGCCGCTGGCGAGTGCGTTGCAACAGCAATCGCCGCAGGCATTCGTCGAGTTCAAGAAGACTATCGAGAAGCTGCGAGAGAAGGCGTATGCCATTGACAAGGATCATCGCGACTACAAGCAGGGCATCACTCGTCAGCTGAAGTATGGCAGTCGGCAGGCACCGATCGGCGATGACAACTACTGGCACATGATGCGTGCTGCCGGCCAATTGAACTTGCAGcatcatcaccagcagcaacaacagctgcagccaGTGCTGCCCCAAATGCAGCATGTGCGTGCGCTGCCGGCAACgaccaacagcagcatcaataGCAACATGAATGTGAACGCTTACTTTATGCAGAATCtccagcatcaacagcagcgtctgcaactgcaacaacagcaacatcaccatctccagcagcagcaacaacttcaacagcaacagtatcAACAGCAATTGCGTCAGCgtcacaataataacaataataataacaactgCGGCAATGCATCATCATCCAGCCCCTCATCGACCGCATCCAGTGTGGTGGCTGCCCCACCCAATGTTGCCACAAATGCCACCGCTGTGGCCACATCTGCTGCTGTACTTTCAAAGCCGGCGCCACCGATTTATTAG